GTGCCTGAGGAGCGGGCCTTGGCCGTGACAGAATGGGCCAGGAGTAATATCTGCGAGAGCTTATCAAGGGTCACTTCCGTGGGGGCGTCGGATCTCGAGCCTTCTTTGATCAAAAAGGAGAGGTTTCCCTCCGGCGGGTCTATCACCTGGGATAGCGGCACGGTCTTGAGACCGGGATAGGTCTTAAAAACACCGGGCTGATTGGCCCAGTCGAGTCCGTGACCCTTCATCTCGTGGCGATCATAGCCCGTCTGGCGATGGTATTCCAATGCAGATATGCCCATCTTTTGTCTCCACTTTCAAGACTAGAATCCAAGTGCATCGCGAAAGAACTGCGGAACACGTATGAGTTTGCCCTGCAGATCGGTAAACACCCAGGTCACATCAGCCCTGGCAACTAAACTCTGATCTGACTGCTTCAGGATTTCCTGAGAAAAAATACCTTTCATTTTGTTATGATCTTTCAGATACGTACGAACAACCAGGCGATCTCCCTCGCGTGCCGGGGCCTTATAGTCGATTTCGATACGCCGGACAACGATTATGGCCCCCATCTGCTTCAGCTTGGCCAGGGAAAATCCCTTCTTTTCCAGGACTGCCATTCGTCCATATTCCAGATAGTTCAGGTATACGGCATTGTTTACGTGCCCGTAGGAATCACATTCATAGGTTCTTACCGTCAGATTTGCCTCGACCATGTCCTTTTCTTTCAAGATAGACCCTCAACCTCCTCTTGTATTTTGCGGCCCTTGCCTCGCAAAAGGGCAAGGTCGTTTTGGCTTGTCCTAAGAGAACTTTTCCTCCACTTCCTTGAGGGAAGGAATGCCTGCCCGCCCTCCAAGCTTAAGGCTCACCATGGCGGCCGC
This genomic stretch from Deltaproteobacteria bacterium harbors:
- a CDS encoding acyl-CoA thioesterase translates to MKEKDMVEANLTVRTYECDSYGHVNNAVYLNYLEYGRMAVLEKKGFSLAKLKQMGAIIVVRRIEIDYKAPAREGDRLVVRTYLKDHNKMKGIFSQEILKQSDQSLVARADVTWVFTDLQGKLIRVPQFFRDALGF